The Chryseobacterium indicum genome includes a window with the following:
- a CDS encoding protein-L-isoaspartate(D-aspartate) O-methyltransferase, with protein sequence MTQDSFVHKGKRKILVEYLRNRIGISDENVLSAMNEVPRHLFIESIFEDFAYEDRAFPILAHQTISHPSTVAEQSELLQVKEGEKVLEIGTGCGYQTAVLMAMKAHVYTVERQKDLFDFSKKKLREMNLYPKFQSFGDGFAGLPTFAPFDKIIVTCGASVLPTELLKQLKVGGKMVIPLGPTDEQVLYRFTKISQTEFEKEEFGAYKFVPMLGNTNQ encoded by the coding sequence ATGACGCAAGATTCATTTGTACATAAAGGAAAAAGAAAGATTTTAGTGGAATATCTCCGAAACAGAATCGGGATTTCGGATGAAAACGTACTTTCAGCGATGAATGAAGTTCCGAGACACCTTTTTATCGAAAGTATTTTCGAAGATTTTGCCTATGAAGACCGTGCTTTTCCTATTCTTGCGCATCAGACGATTTCGCATCCTTCAACCGTTGCCGAGCAGTCTGAACTTCTGCAGGTGAAAGAAGGAGAAAAAGTATTGGAAATCGGAACCGGTTGTGGTTATCAGACCGCCGTTTTAATGGCAATGAAAGCCCATGTTTATACGGTTGAGCGACAAAAAGATCTTTTCGATTTTTCCAAAAAGAAGCTCCGTGAAATGAATTTGTATCCTAAATTCCAGAGTTTCGGGGATGGCTTTGCCGGACTTCCTACCTTTGCTCCGTTTGATAAAATTATCGTGACCTGTGGCGCTTCCGTTTTACCAACCGAACTTCTGAAACAGCTTAAAGTCGGCGGAAAAATGGTTATTCCTCTCGGTCCGACCGATGAGCAGGTTTTATACAGGTTTACAAAAATCTCGCAGACCGAATTTGAAAAGGAGGAATTCGGGGCTTACAAATTTGTTCCGATGCTTGGAAATACAAATCAGTAG
- a CDS encoding 2-hydroxyacid dehydrogenase, translating into MKVFINKRIPEAGIRLLKDANLEIFIPEQENLSYEEWLNYCRSNDAILSVGGEFKFDKDFFNECPNIKAIALFSVGFDRVDIQEADARKIPVGNTPDVLSKAASDVAFLLMQSVARRASYNFEKVKSGNWGDFDPLHALGQELYGKTLGIFGLGRIGYEMAKKSRTAFGMQIIYHNRHHNEEAEKNLGAKYVSFDELIEQSDVLSIHANFKAEQKELFNASVFDRMKKNAIFINTARGGFHHQKDLYAALSEHKIWGAGLDVTNPEPIFKDDPILELSNVCVLPHIGSATEEARNGMAKVAAENIIAFSKGEKMPACVNPEIYG; encoded by the coding sequence ATGAAAGTATTCATTAACAAAAGAATTCCTGAAGCAGGTATCAGACTTCTTAAAGACGCTAATCTTGAAATATTCATTCCTGAACAAGAAAATCTCTCCTATGAAGAATGGCTGAATTACTGCAGAAGCAATGATGCCATTTTAAGCGTGGGAGGAGAGTTTAAATTCGATAAAGACTTTTTCAACGAATGTCCGAATATAAAGGCGATTGCCCTGTTTTCAGTAGGTTTTGATCGTGTTGATATTCAGGAAGCCGATGCAAGAAAAATTCCGGTCGGAAATACGCCCGATGTGTTAAGCAAAGCTGCTTCAGATGTTGCTTTTTTACTCATGCAGTCGGTTGCACGAAGAGCAAGCTATAATTTTGAAAAAGTAAAATCCGGAAACTGGGGAGATTTTGATCCTTTGCACGCTTTGGGTCAGGAATTGTATGGAAAAACGCTCGGTATTTTCGGTCTCGGAAGAATTGGATACGAAATGGCAAAAAAATCCAGAACTGCTTTCGGAATGCAGATTATTTATCACAACCGCCATCACAATGAAGAAGCAGAAAAGAATTTGGGAGCAAAATATGTTTCTTTTGATGAGCTTATTGAGCAATCCGATGTTCTGAGTATTCATGCCAATTTCAAAGCTGAGCAGAAAGAGCTTTTTAATGCTTCTGTTTTTGATAGGATGAAGAAAAATGCAATCTTCATTAATACCGCAAGAGGAGGTTTCCATCATCAGAAAGATCTTTACGCCGCACTTTCTGAGCATAAAATCTGGGGAGCCGGACTGGATGTTACCAATCCGGAACCAATTTTTAAAGATGATCCTATTTTAGAGCTTTCTAACGTTTGTGTACTTCCTCACATTGGCTCAGCAACGGAAGAAGCCAGAAACGGAATGGCAAAAGTGGCGGCTGAAAATATTATTGCCTTTTCAAAAGGTGAAAAAATGCCTGCCTGTGTAAATCCTGAAATTTACGGTTAA
- a CDS encoding T9SS type B sorting domain-containing protein — MIKPLQFILVWISVFGLAQTPGNVIIKDAAGNQSFNVTCTNGLNANGCIDLHLEYPVIKQTSNYEVVSQAFAPPIALNQGTPLNANYDDVFPTKLDLPFQFCFYNQNFNALVVGSNGMVTFDLSQLGNINYPNVQWQNPNVSLPKNSIFGVYNDMVFSANDPSEIYYSTIGTAPYRKFVVSFFEGRIAGCTDRASSQIVLHETTNVIEVFVDKKPTPCPTRKFENALIGVINGDGTLGVSPPNRNTGVWQALQEGYRFNPLGNAIQPDVTWTDSAGQTVATGIQATICPTQNEVYTATAVFNTCGTSTLTLTDDFPLTFDPTYPAAKNFTQDYCGNNPVNLTLSSFQGNVTTQNPANFIFSFHTTLQNAQNNVSPLPNNFTLTANTVLYVRIQNPNVPNCYRVAVLTLNFKTKSLLKNTVQICDTNNDGVESNYNLAFLDPELFPPGTTGISYFATQANAQNNTNAISTSNVTAGTTVWVRLQEGNCTFVLGPVTFQFKPGVNLNSPINYNYSTCDINNDDAEPFDFPLTFGPLITSQPGAVFTAYATYNEALTGSGGVLSTVHDGAYTIFIRVQIPNGCVAVATVNLNITFTKVVVIPKTEYICFNGTDDISVNLNTLSNGMLISPATVPVVKFFADYADASFGINPISPNQVITTNGNLVTQIYYVRFELSETCYTIRPLTINLVHPVAEQSSFTVCDFNNDNTENVQLSQFSSAIIGSQNATVTFYLTAADAASGNNPVNNVTFTGTQQYFVKINSYNCEQIYPFTVGLTSTPAVNPQVTVNLTNICDNNNDNTEIYNLTQAQSQITTSSNVNFTYYLNYDPVTHIFTNEITNPTQFVVTGGSATVYVKVKFNNNDCFSAVKLTILMTFLPPVVLNNAVLNKCDEDFNLSETFQLSDATSQMFIPAQNTYPLSNITVTYYNTQAEANAGNPANQIGNTVTTNISTVQVWARFQVNTTGCYSVASIELNTYFPPKAINSTISVCDENLDGSYEVNLLNFTNLMVDAPNPANTFTFYLTLQDAQNGTNPIANPSNFTANPFPAQMWVNVQNIPGCNDIASITFTYGNKVTLLNNGPFPLATCDIGNDGSETVNLTQFQTQIYNGANVTFTYYSSLADLNAGTNAIANPSAYLYNQVSGSSTIYVKVSVPGSCSNLVQIQLSLKKTPIFDIPTLYFCPEGSLSSYSVNITNYTIVSYQWTNPAGQTISTTNTITGINTVGTYSLTVTADNGCSYTKTFEIKHYEVPVITSIQFSGNNVIIYATGSKSILYSIDGINWQASNSFNNLPTGITTFYVRFADSDCIVKKDGLVLDITNTITPNGDGLNDHWVIKDLQVFGTRMSNLKIFDRYQMLIFEQNSNTQFYWDGMIKGRVLPTASYWYVITIPDGRTITGWVLVKNHN; from the coding sequence ATGATAAAACCTTTACAATTTATCCTCGTATGGATAAGCGTTTTCGGGCTTGCCCAAACTCCCGGAAATGTTATCATAAAAGATGCGGCCGGCAATCAGAGCTTTAATGTTACCTGTACCAATGGTCTTAATGCAAACGGTTGTATCGATCTCCATCTGGAATATCCTGTCATTAAACAGACTTCAAATTATGAAGTCGTTTCTCAGGCTTTTGCTCCTCCCATTGCATTGAATCAGGGAACTCCGCTCAATGCCAACTACGATGACGTTTTTCCTACCAAGCTGGATCTTCCTTTTCAGTTTTGTTTTTATAATCAGAATTTTAATGCATTAGTAGTCGGTTCAAACGGGATGGTCACTTTTGATCTGAGCCAGCTAGGAAACATCAACTATCCCAATGTCCAATGGCAGAACCCCAATGTAAGTCTTCCTAAAAACTCCATATTCGGAGTATACAACGATATGGTTTTTTCTGCAAATGATCCTTCCGAAATTTATTATTCCACCATCGGAACAGCTCCTTACAGAAAATTTGTTGTCAGCTTTTTCGAAGGAAGAATTGCAGGATGTACAGACAGAGCTTCATCTCAGATTGTACTGCATGAAACGACCAATGTGATTGAAGTTTTCGTAGATAAAAAGCCGACACCCTGCCCGACAAGAAAATTTGAAAATGCTTTAATAGGCGTTATCAACGGCGACGGAACACTTGGCGTTTCTCCTCCTAACAGAAATACAGGAGTATGGCAGGCTTTGCAGGAAGGATATAGATTTAATCCGTTGGGGAACGCAATACAGCCGGATGTAACATGGACAGATTCAGCCGGACAGACTGTTGCTACGGGAATTCAGGCTACAATTTGCCCTACCCAGAATGAAGTGTATACGGCAACTGCGGTTTTTAATACCTGCGGAACCAGTACCCTTACTTTAACGGATGATTTTCCTTTAACATTTGATCCTACTTATCCAGCAGCGAAAAATTTCACACAGGATTACTGCGGAAATAATCCTGTAAACCTTACTTTAAGCAGTTTTCAGGGAAATGTAACCACACAGAACCCTGCGAATTTTATATTCAGCTTTCATACAACTTTGCAGAACGCACAAAATAACGTCAGTCCTTTACCGAACAACTTTACATTAACAGCCAATACGGTTTTATATGTGAGAATTCAGAATCCGAATGTTCCCAACTGTTACAGAGTGGCTGTTTTAACTCTAAATTTTAAAACCAAAAGTTTGCTCAAAAATACAGTTCAGATTTGCGATACCAATAATGACGGGGTAGAATCCAACTATAACTTAGCATTCCTGGATCCTGAGCTTTTTCCGCCGGGGACTACAGGAATTTCTTATTTCGCCACGCAGGCAAATGCTCAGAACAATACCAATGCGATCAGTACAAGCAATGTTACAGCAGGTACAACGGTCTGGGTAAGACTGCAGGAAGGAAACTGTACCTTCGTTTTAGGTCCTGTAACTTTCCAGTTTAAACCGGGAGTTAATCTCAATTCTCCGATTAACTATAACTATTCAACCTGTGATATCAACAATGATGATGCAGAGCCTTTTGATTTCCCTTTAACTTTCGGACCGCTTATTACATCACAGCCGGGAGCTGTATTTACGGCATATGCAACCTATAACGAAGCCCTTACAGGTTCAGGAGGCGTTTTAAGTACGGTGCATGACGGAGCTTATACCATTTTTATAAGAGTTCAGATCCCGAACGGATGTGTTGCAGTGGCAACTGTAAATCTCAATATTACATTTACTAAAGTTGTGGTTATTCCTAAAACAGAATACATCTGCTTTAACGGAACAGATGACATCAGTGTTAATTTAAATACCCTTTCAAACGGAATGCTGATCTCTCCGGCAACAGTTCCTGTGGTGAAATTCTTTGCAGATTATGCGGATGCGAGTTTCGGAATAAATCCTATAAGCCCGAATCAGGTCATTACCACCAACGGAAATTTAGTTACACAGATTTATTATGTACGTTTCGAACTTTCTGAGACCTGCTACACGATAAGACCACTTACGATCAATCTGGTTCATCCTGTTGCAGAACAGTCCAGTTTTACGGTTTGTGATTTTAATAATGATAATACAGAAAACGTACAGTTGTCACAGTTTTCATCTGCCATTATCGGAAGCCAGAATGCTACGGTAACCTTCTATCTTACTGCTGCAGACGCAGCAAGTGGAAATAATCCGGTGAATAATGTAACCTTTACCGGAACACAGCAGTACTTTGTAAAGATCAATTCTTATAATTGTGAGCAGATTTATCCGTTTACCGTAGGATTAACTTCTACACCGGCAGTAAATCCTCAGGTAACGGTTAACCTGACGAATATTTGTGATAATAATAATGACAATACGGAGATTTATAATCTTACACAGGCGCAAAGCCAGATTACAACAAGCTCGAATGTAAACTTTACGTATTATCTGAATTATGATCCTGTTACCCACATTTTCACCAACGAGATTACAAATCCTACTCAGTTTGTTGTTACCGGAGGAAGTGCAACTGTTTATGTAAAGGTGAAGTTTAATAACAACGATTGCTTTTCAGCGGTTAAACTTACTATTCTGATGACATTCTTACCCCCTGTAGTTCTGAACAATGCGGTATTGAACAAATGCGATGAAGATTTTAATTTAAGTGAAACCTTTCAGTTGAGTGATGCCACTTCTCAGATGTTTATTCCTGCTCAGAACACCTATCCTTTATCAAATATCACCGTTACTTATTACAATACACAGGCAGAAGCCAATGCCGGAAACCCTGCCAATCAGATCGGAAATACTGTTACAACCAATATTTCTACCGTTCAGGTGTGGGCAAGATTTCAGGTGAATACCACAGGATGTTACTCTGTAGCATCAATCGAGCTGAATACCTATTTCCCTCCGAAAGCCATTAATTCTACCATTTCGGTTTGTGATGAAAATCTCGACGGAAGCTATGAAGTAAACCTTTTGAATTTTACCAATTTAATGGTTGACGCACCGAATCCTGCGAATACATTTACCTTCTATCTTACCCTGCAGGATGCGCAGAACGGAACCAATCCTATTGCCAATCCGTCGAACTTTACCGCCAATCCTTTTCCTGCGCAGATGTGGGTGAATGTACAGAATATTCCGGGATGTAATGATATTGCATCCATAACCTTCACTTACGGAAATAAAGTAACCCTGCTGAACAACGGACCTTTCCCGTTAGCGACCTGTGATATCGGAAATGACGGATCAGAGACCGTTAATCTGACCCAGTTCCAGACACAGATTTACAATGGAGCTAACGTTACGTTTACCTATTACTCGTCTTTAGCAGATCTTAATGCGGGAACCAATGCGATTGCAAATCCTTCAGCGTATCTGTATAATCAGGTTTCAGGTTCCAGTACCATTTATGTAAAAGTAAGTGTTCCCGGATCGTGTTCCAATCTGGTACAGATTCAGCTTTCATTGAAAAAAACTCCGATTTTCGATATTCCGACATTGTATTTCTGTCCGGAAGGTTCACTGAGCAGTTATTCTGTAAATATTACCAATTACACGATTGTAAGCTATCAGTGGACTAATCCTGCAGGACAGACCATCTCTACAACGAATACGATTACAGGAATTAACACAGTAGGAACTTACTCATTAACCGTGACGGCGGATAACGGATGTTCTTACACCAAGACTTTCGAAATCAAACATTATGAAGTCCCTGTTATTACAAGCATTCAGTTCAGCGGTAATAATGTGATTATTTATGCTACGGGCTCAAAATCAATACTGTATTCTATCGATGGAATCAACTGGCAGGCAAGCAACAGCTTCAATAATTTACCTACAGGAATTACCACATTCTACGTGAGATTTGCCGACAGCGACTGTATTGTAAAAAAAGACGGTTTGGTACTGGATATTACAAACACCATTACACCAAACGGTGACGGACTTAATGACCATTGGGTGATTAAAGATCTTCAGGTATTCGGAACAAGAATGTCTAACCTCAAAATCTTCGACCGTTATCAGATGCTGATTTTTGAACAGAATTCAAACACCCAGTTCTATTGGGACGGGATGATAAAAGGAAGGGTACTTCCTACTGCAAGTTACTGGTATGTGATTACCATACCGGATGGAAGAACAATAACCGGCTGGGTTTTGGTTAAAAATCATAATTAA
- a CDS encoding endonuclease domain-containing protein has protein sequence MKEILTAINGISVHRNFVENLPYNPKLKPLLNEKRKAGILSEVIFWKQVRAKTFHNIDFDRQRIIGNYIVDFYVKTLGLVIEIDGWSHETKEIDDEVRQKYLESLGLKIFRITDFDVRNNLSVVMKDLENFIIEHYKY, from the coding sequence ATGAAAGAAATCCTTACAGCAATCAACGGAATTTCTGTTCACAGGAATTTTGTAGAAAATCTTCCCTACAATCCCAAATTAAAACCTCTTTTGAACGAAAAACGGAAAGCCGGAATTTTGAGTGAAGTCATTTTCTGGAAACAGGTTCGTGCGAAAACATTCCATAACATTGATTTTGACAGACAGAGAATTATCGGAAATTATATTGTTGATTTTTATGTGAAAACGCTGGGGTTAGTTATCGAAATTGATGGCTGGAGTCACGAAACCAAAGAAATTGATGATGAGGTAAGACAGAAATATCTGGAATCTCTAGGTCTGAAAATATTCAGGATAACAGACTTTGATGTACGGAACAATTTGTCTGTTGTAATGAAGGATTTAGAAAACTTCATCATTGAGCATTATAAATACTAG
- a CDS encoding urocanate hydratase, which yields MTFQQQIQQGIPNQLPQPKPYETNINHAPKRKEILGEEEKKLALKNALRYFEPRFHAELLPEFREELEKYGRIYMYRFRPDYEMKARPISEYPGKSEQAKAIMLMIQNNLDYAVAQHPHELITYGGNGGVFSNWAQYLLTMKYLSEMTDEQTLVMYSGHPMGLFPSHKDAPRVVVTNGMMIPNYSKPDDWEKFNALGVTQYGQMTAGSYMYIGPQGIVHGTTITVLNAFRKINKDPKGGLFVTSGLGGMSGAQPKAGNIAGCVTVCAEVNPKITKIRHDQKWVNEIHENLDELVARVRQAQENKESVSLAYLGNIVEVWEKFDQENLRIDIGSDQTSLHNPWAGGYYPAGQSFEESNKMMAEDPELFKDKVQESLRRHAEAINKHTAKGTYFFDYGNAFLLESSRAGADVMAENPTLGREFKFPSYVQDIMGPMCFDYGFGPFRWVCTSGKPEDLQKTDDIACAVLEEIQQNSPEEIQQQMKDNIQWIKGAQENNLVVGSQARILYADAEGRMKIAEAFNKAIKNGEIGPVVLGRDHHDVSGTDSPYRETSNIYDGSRFTADMAIHNVIGDSFRGATWVSIHNGGGVGWGEVINGGFGMLLDGSDDADRRLKSMLFWDVNNGISRRSWARNEGAVFAIKRAMEMEPNLKVTLPNFVDENLF from the coding sequence ATGACATTCCAACAACAGATACAACAGGGCATACCCAACCAGCTGCCACAGCCGAAACCTTACGAAACCAACATCAATCATGCGCCGAAACGCAAAGAAATTTTAGGGGAAGAAGAAAAAAAACTAGCACTGAAGAATGCGTTACGTTACTTCGAACCCCGGTTTCATGCAGAGTTATTGCCGGAATTCAGGGAAGAACTCGAGAAATACGGAAGAATTTATATGTACCGTTTCCGTCCGGATTATGAGATGAAGGCGAGACCGATTTCTGAATATCCCGGAAAATCGGAGCAGGCAAAAGCCATCATGCTGATGATTCAGAACAATCTGGATTATGCGGTAGCGCAGCATCCTCATGAACTGATTACGTATGGCGGAAACGGCGGAGTATTTTCCAACTGGGCACAATATCTTTTAACAATGAAATACCTGTCTGAAATGACGGATGAACAGACTTTGGTCATGTATTCCGGGCATCCGATGGGATTGTTTCCTTCCCATAAAGATGCGCCGAGAGTAGTGGTAACCAACGGAATGATGATCCCGAATTACTCAAAACCGGACGATTGGGAAAAATTCAATGCTTTGGGCGTTACGCAGTACGGACAAATGACGGCGGGAAGCTATATGTACATCGGTCCGCAGGGAATTGTTCACGGAACAACCATTACAGTACTGAACGCGTTCAGAAAAATCAATAAAGATCCGAAAGGCGGGCTGTTCGTGACTTCAGGATTAGGCGGAATGTCCGGAGCGCAGCCAAAAGCAGGAAATATTGCAGGCTGTGTTACCGTTTGTGCCGAAGTTAATCCGAAGATTACCAAAATCCGTCACGACCAGAAGTGGGTAAACGAAATTCATGAAAATCTTGACGAATTAGTTGCAAGAGTTCGACAGGCGCAGGAAAATAAAGAATCTGTTTCTCTGGCGTACTTGGGAAATATTGTTGAGGTTTGGGAAAAATTCGATCAGGAGAATTTAAGAATCGACATCGGTTCAGACCAGACTTCGCTTCACAATCCTTGGGCGGGAGGATATTATCCTGCGGGACAGAGCTTTGAAGAATCCAATAAAATGATGGCAGAAGATCCGGAACTTTTTAAAGATAAAGTTCAGGAAAGCTTAAGAAGACACGCAGAAGCCATCAACAAACATACGGCGAAAGGAACCTATTTCTTCGATTACGGAAATGCCTTCTTACTGGAATCTTCCAGAGCCGGAGCCGATGTAATGGCAGAAAATCCTACGTTGGGAAGAGAATTTAAATTCCCTTCTTATGTACAGGATATTATGGGACCGATGTGTTTCGATTACGGTTTCGGACCATTCCGTTGGGTTTGTACGAGCGGAAAGCCGGAAGATCTACAGAAAACAGATGATATTGCCTGTGCGGTTTTAGAAGAAATTCAGCAGAATTCTCCTGAAGAAATCCAGCAGCAGATGAAAGACAATATTCAGTGGATCAAAGGAGCACAGGAAAATAATCTGGTGGTTGGTTCGCAGGCGAGAATTTTATATGCCGATGCAGAAGGTAGAATGAAAATTGCCGAAGCCTTCAATAAAGCCATCAAAAACGGAGAAATCGGACCCGTAGTTTTGGGAAGAGATCATCATGATGTTTCCGGAACAGATTCGCCGTACAGAGAAACTTCCAATATTTATGACGGTTCCAGATTTACGGCAGATATGGCGATCCATAATGTGATTGGCGACAGTTTCCGTGGGGCAACCTGGGTTTCAATCCACAACGGAGGCGGAGTAGGATGGGGAGAAGTCATCAACGGAGGCTTCGGAATGCTGCTGGACGGAAGCGATGATGCCGACAGAAGATTAAAATCCATGCTGTTCTGGGATGTAAACAACGGAATCTCAAGAAGAAGCTGGGCAAGAAATGAAGGCGCTGTTTTCGCCATCAAAAGAGCCATGGAAATGGAACCGAATCTGAAAGTAACGCTTCCGAATTTTGTGGATGAAAATCTTTTTTAA
- a CDS encoding NAD(P)-binding domain-containing protein, with the protein MKKLGIIGCGWLGNHLAERLSKSYEIFATTTTEAKLDVLKAKGYHVDLVKFPDEINADMKPWNIASELDAIIVAVPFSGLRGSSIPMTGKRENLLRFIGDFNHQIFYTSSTGVYPDIEKEFTEDDLPAAEVESESFILEKFPQTNILRLGGLMGGERLLKNYNISHTDQLVNHIHYEDICSVVEKMLGQKSQAKVYNIVAPIHPNKEEVINAQKNLAYKGERRTAGRIISPAKLIEELNFEFQYPDPRYFHLNVNN; encoded by the coding sequence ATGAAGAAACTCGGGATCATCGGCTGTGGCTGGTTGGGAAACCATTTGGCGGAACGTCTGTCGAAAAGCTATGAAATTTTTGCTACCACCACAACAGAAGCGAAACTGGATGTTCTGAAAGCTAAAGGATATCATGTGGATCTTGTAAAATTTCCGGATGAAATTAATGCTGATATGAAACCGTGGAACATAGCTTCCGAACTGGACGCTATTATTGTTGCCGTTCCTTTTTCGGGACTCAGAGGCTCCAGTATTCCGATGACGGGGAAAAGAGAAAACCTGCTTCGTTTTATAGGAGATTTTAACCATCAGATTTTTTATACAAGTTCCACAGGCGTTTATCCGGATATCGAAAAAGAATTTACAGAGGATGATCTTCCGGCAGCGGAAGTGGAAAGCGAAAGCTTTATTCTGGAGAAATTTCCTCAGACCAATATTCTGAGACTGGGCGGTTTAATGGGTGGTGAAAGACTGCTGAAAAACTATAATATCTCTCATACGGATCAGTTGGTGAATCATATTCATTATGAAGACATCTGTTCGGTTGTTGAAAAGATGTTAGGCCAGAAGTCTCAGGCTAAAGTTTATAATATTGTTGCGCCGATTCATCCCAACAAAGAAGAAGTCATCAATGCGCAGAAAAATCTGGCTTATAAAGGAGAAAGAAGAACAGCGGGAAGAATAATTTCCCCTGCAAAATTAATAGAAGAGCTGAATTTTGAATTTCAATATCCCGATCCGAGATATTTTCACCTGAATGTAAATAATTAA
- a CDS encoding TonB-dependent receptor plug domain-containing protein, whose amino-acid sequence MKITIPKPCHENWSMMTPEDKGRFCAVCSKTVRDFTNASDEEIINAFSNTSENICGNFNESQLDRDLHYSYLNSLLTKFAVGFVFTTAGFVALNAQKTTAKDTINRERTDGIVLTGFTTKKECKQIVTGITTVTSEEHVAKESVAQLRGMTSGVKIKDTVQSDRLILGGIHSVKIDDYRPLYVLDGKIISEKKFRKLDQKSIKTMNILKGASATAIYGEKGKNGVILVKTK is encoded by the coding sequence ATGAAAATAACGATACCAAAACCATGTCACGAAAACTGGTCGATGATGACTCCCGAAGACAAAGGGCGATTTTGTGCAGTCTGCTCAAAGACGGTGAGAGATTTTACGAACGCTTCGGATGAAGAAATCATCAATGCTTTTTCTAACACATCAGAAAATATCTGCGGAAATTTCAACGAATCTCAACTCGACAGAGATCTGCATTATTCTTACCTCAATTCACTCCTTACCAAATTCGCAGTAGGCTTTGTTTTTACAACAGCGGGCTTTGTCGCACTGAATGCACAGAAGACTACAGCGAAAGATACTATAAACAGGGAAAGAACCGATGGAATTGTTCTCACAGGATTTACTACTAAGAAAGAATGTAAACAGATTGTTACCGGTATTACAACAGTAACTTCTGAAGAACATGTGGCTAAAGAATCGGTAGCTCAATTAAGAGGAATGACTTCTGGTGTAAAGATAAAAGATACAGTTCAGTCGGACAGGCTGATTCTCGGAGGCATTCATTCCGTTAAAATTGATGATTACAGACCTTTGTACGTTTTGGACGGAAAGATCATCAGCGAAAAAAAGTTCCGGAAATTAGACCAGAAGTCCATAAAAACAATGAATATTTTGAAGGGAGCTTCAGCAACTGCAATTTATGGTGAGAAAGGAAAAAACGGAGTGATTTTGGTGAAGACGAAATAA